One genomic segment of Cellulophaga sp. HaHaR_3_176 includes these proteins:
- the rlmH gene encoding 23S rRNA (pseudouridine(1915)-N(3))-methyltransferase RlmH, whose product MTIKLLAIGKTDSSQLSALTKEYENRLKHYVKFELEIIPDIKNTKNLSETQQKEKEGEAILKKLNPTDILILLDENGKQYTSVDFSKFLQKQMNAGFKQLVLVIGGPYGFSDAIYQQARGKISLSKMTFSHQMIRLFIVEQIYRAFTILKNEPYHHQ is encoded by the coding sequence ATGACAATTAAACTACTTGCCATCGGAAAAACAGATAGCTCACAACTATCTGCACTTACAAAAGAATACGAGAATAGATTGAAGCATTACGTTAAGTTTGAGCTAGAAATTATACCTGATATAAAAAACACTAAAAATTTATCAGAAACACAGCAAAAAGAAAAAGAAGGAGAAGCTATCTTAAAAAAACTAAACCCTACTGATATTTTAATTTTATTGGATGAAAATGGGAAACAATATACATCTGTAGATTTTTCGAAGTTCTTACAAAAACAAATGAATGCAGGTTTTAAACAATTAGTTTTAGTTATTGGTGGCCCTTACGGCTTTAGTGATGCCATTTACCAGCAAGCACGCGGAAAAATAAGTTTATCTAAAATGACATTTTCTCATCAGATGATACGCTTGTTTATTGTTGAGCAGATATACAGAGCTTTTACCATATTAAAAAATGAACCTTATCATCATCAATAA
- the serA gene encoding phosphoglycerate dehydrogenase — MVATGRKYVFDFDSTLTRVEALDVLAELTLVGKSNKDEIIKEIQEITNLGIDGDISFTESLERRIKLLNAHKDDLSELVKELRTKISKSIEANKDFFRDYADDIYVISCGFKEFIDPIVKEYNIPSDRVYANTFKFDEEGRIIGFDETNVLAMHNGKIDCLKNMNLDGEVQVIGDGYSDYVMREAGIADKFFAYTENVHREKAAKNADYITPNLDEFLFVNDLPRKISYPKNRIKMLLLENVHPDAFSSLTDAGFSVETVNNSLSEKELIEKIKGVHVLGIRSKTQVTEKVLEAADKLMVVSAFCIGTTQIDLDSCKKKGIVVFNAPYSNTRSVVELAIGEIIMLMRSVFTRSTEIHQGQWNKTAANSREVRGKNLGIVGYGNIGKQLSVIAEALGMRVYYYDVNDQLALGNAVKCNTLEDLLNISDVVTLHIDDNKANLNFIGEREINQMKDGAIFVNLARGFVVDIPALASALKSGKLGGAAVDVFPKEPRSNGDFETELKGIPNVILTPHVGGSTEEAQRNIAEFVPNKIMEYMNSGNTVDAVNFPNIRLPKQNKSHRFLHIHKNVPGVMAKVNEVLARYELNITGQYLSTDSEVGYVISDVNKEYNKDVIKELKKIENTIKFRVLY, encoded by the coding sequence ATGGTCGCAACGGGCAGAAAGTATGTATTTGATTTTGATAGTACTTTAACGCGAGTAGAAGCATTAGATGTATTAGCAGAATTAACATTAGTAGGTAAATCTAATAAAGATGAGATTATTAAGGAGATTCAAGAAATTACCAACTTAGGTATAGATGGAGATATTTCCTTTACAGAATCTTTAGAAAGGCGTATTAAATTATTGAATGCGCATAAAGATGATTTATCCGAATTGGTTAAAGAATTAAGAACAAAAATATCTAAATCGATAGAGGCTAATAAAGACTTCTTTAGAGATTATGCAGATGATATTTATGTAATATCGTGTGGCTTTAAAGAATTTATAGATCCTATTGTAAAAGAATATAACATTCCTTCAGATAGAGTATATGCAAATACTTTTAAGTTTGATGAAGAGGGAAGAATCATTGGTTTTGATGAAACTAATGTTTTAGCAATGCATAACGGAAAAATTGACTGTCTAAAAAATATGAACCTTGACGGTGAGGTTCAAGTTATTGGTGATGGTTATAGCGATTATGTGATGCGTGAAGCTGGTATTGCAGATAAATTTTTTGCTTATACTGAAAATGTACACCGAGAAAAAGCTGCAAAAAATGCAGATTATATTACACCTAACCTTGATGAATTTTTATTTGTGAACGATTTACCTAGAAAAATCTCTTATCCTAAGAACAGGATAAAGATGTTGTTGTTAGAAAATGTGCACCCTGATGCATTTAGTAGTTTAACTGATGCAGGTTTTTCTGTAGAAACAGTTAATAATAGTTTGTCAGAAAAAGAGTTAATAGAAAAAATTAAGGGCGTTCATGTTCTTGGTATTCGTTCTAAAACACAGGTTACTGAAAAAGTTTTAGAAGCAGCAGATAAATTAATGGTTGTTTCTGCATTTTGTATTGGAACAACGCAAATAGATTTGGATAGCTGTAAGAAAAAAGGAATTGTAGTTTTTAATGCTCCGTATAGTAATACACGTTCTGTTGTAGAATTAGCAATTGGTGAAATAATTATGTTAATGCGTAGTGTATTTACGCGTAGTACAGAAATTCACCAAGGGCAATGGAATAAAACAGCTGCAAACTCAAGAGAAGTTCGTGGTAAAAATTTAGGTATTGTTGGTTACGGTAATATCGGTAAACAATTATCTGTTATTGCAGAAGCATTAGGGATGAGAGTTTACTATTATGATGTTAATGATCAATTAGCTCTAGGTAATGCTGTTAAATGTAATACTCTTGAAGATTTATTGAATATATCTGACGTGGTAACATTACATATAGATGATAATAAAGCAAACCTTAATTTTATTGGTGAACGTGAAATTAACCAAATGAAAGACGGTGCTATTTTTGTAAACTTAGCACGTGGTTTTGTTGTTGATATTCCAGCATTAGCTTCGGCATTAAAAAGTGGTAAACTTGGTGGTGCGGCAGTAGATGTTTTTCCGAAAGAACCAAGAAGTAATGGTGATTTTGAAACAGAATTAAAAGGTATTCCTAATGTTATTTTAACTCCACACGTTGGAGGTAGTACGGAAGAAGCGCAACGAAATATAGCAGAATTTGTTCCTAATAAAATTATGGAATATATGAACTCTGGTAATACGGTTGATGCTGTGAATTTTCCTAATATCAGATTACCTAAGCAGAATAAATCTCATAGATTCTTACATATACATAAAAATGTTCCAGGTGTAATGGCTAAAGTAAATGAAGTTCTTGCACGTTATGAGTTGAATATTACGGGTCAGTACTTATCAACTGATAGCGAGGTTGGCTATGTTATTTCTGATGTAAATAAAGAGTATAATAAAGATGTTATAAAAGAACTTAAAAAGATAGAAAATACAATTAAATTTAGAGTATTGTACTAA
- a CDS encoding DUF3307 domain-containing protein, producing the protein MILFTKLFLAHLIGDFIFQPKKWVADKETKKAKSVYLYIHIFMHFLLTMLLLWDFSYWKIAVVIAVSHYLIDVIKLYVTSNFENKNIPFFADQLLHVGVLYACAFYGDLGSHTLALIEQIDIKLVTALVFVSFPSAIIIGKLLDGMSKYIENDHESLPNAGMYIGIIERTFVVVFIVIGRWEVIGFLIAAKSVFRFNDLKDGNSRELTEYILIGTLLSFGMAILTGLVYLKFQ; encoded by the coding sequence ATGATTTTATTTACAAAACTTTTTTTAGCACACTTGATAGGTGATTTTATTTTTCAGCCTAAAAAATGGGTAGCAGATAAAGAAACTAAAAAAGCCAAGTCTGTATATTTATACATTCATATATTCATGCATTTTTTGTTAACAATGCTATTGTTATGGGATTTTAGTTATTGGAAAATAGCTGTAGTTATAGCAGTTTCTCATTATTTAATTGATGTTATTAAACTGTATGTAACCTCTAATTTTGAAAATAAAAATATTCCGTTTTTTGCAGATCAATTATTACATGTAGGAGTTTTATATGCGTGTGCTTTTTATGGCGATTTAGGGAGTCATACATTAGCACTTATTGAACAAATTGATATTAAATTGGTAACGGCGTTGGTTTTTGTGAGTTTTCCGTCGGCAATAATTATAGGTAAGTTATTAGACGGTATGTCTAAGTATATCGAAAATGATCACGAGTCACTGCCAAACGCAGGTATGTATATTGGTATTATAGAGCGAACATTTGTTGTGGTTTTTATAGTTATTGGTAGGTGGGAAGTAATAGGTTTTTTAATAGCAGCAAAATCGGTATTTCGATTTAACGATTTAAAAGACGGTAATAGTCGAGAATTAACAGAATATATTTTAATAGGAACCTTACTAAGTTTTGGTATGGCAATTTTAACAGGTTTAGTGTATTTGAAATTTCAATAA
- a CDS encoding SatD family protein encodes MIAVITGDIINSEHYKVTEWLSVLKLQLSKYGNTPEHWEVYRGDEFQIKVPIAKALEVAIGIKACIKKVKGLDVRMGVGLGKESFIGASVSESNGTAYQLSGRIFEKLKDQKLSLAIATENVENDVVLNLIIKLALDFMDDWSPVSAEIITIALESPHAQQQEIADKLGVQQSAISQRQKRARLDLVQQVLAYYSSLINKK; translated from the coding sequence ATGATTGCAGTTATAACAGGGGATATTATCAATTCAGAGCATTATAAGGTTACGGAATGGTTGAGTGTGTTAAAGTTACAACTATCTAAATACGGTAATACTCCAGAGCATTGGGAGGTATATAGGGGTGATGAATTTCAAATTAAAGTACCTATTGCAAAGGCCTTAGAAGTCGCTATAGGTATAAAAGCATGTATTAAGAAAGTAAAAGGGTTAGATGTTAGGATGGGAGTAGGCTTAGGGAAAGAGTCTTTTATAGGAGCAAGTGTAAGTGAGTCTAACGGAACAGCGTATCAATTATCAGGGCGTATTTTTGAAAAACTAAAAGACCAAAAACTTAGTTTAGCAATTGCAACAGAAAATGTAGAGAATGATGTTGTTTTAAATCTAATTATAAAACTAGCATTAGATTTTATGGATGATTGGAGCCCTGTTTCTGCAGAAATAATAACAATAGCATTAGAAAGCCCACATGCACAACAGCAAGAAATTGCAGATAAATTAGGTGTACAACAATCAGCAATTAGTCAACGGCAAAAAAGAGCAAGATTAGATTTAGTACAACAAGTACTCGCATATTATTCATCACTAATAAATAAAAAATAG